One genomic window of Brienomyrus brachyistius isolate T26 chromosome 16, BBRACH_0.4, whole genome shotgun sequence includes the following:
- the arl5a gene encoding ADP-ribosylation factor-like protein 5A isoform X1: MGILFTKLWRLFNHQEHKVIIVGLDNAGKTTILYQFSMNEVVHTSPTIGSNVEEIMVNSTHFLMWDIGGQESLRSSWNTYYTNTEFVIVVVDSTDRERISVTREELYKMLAHEDLKKAGLLVFANKQDVKGCMSVAEISQSLQLTSIKEHQWHIQACCALTGEGLCQGLEWMMSRLRVR; encoded by the exons ATGGGTATCCTCTTCACTAAGCTGTGGAGGCTTTTTAACCACCAAG AGCACAAAGTCATCATTGTGGGTCTGGACAATGCTGGGAAGACCACTATATTGTACCAGTT TTCTATGAATGAAGTGGTCCACACCTCACCCACAATAGGCAGCAACGTGGAGGAGATCATGGTCAACAGCACGCACTTCCTCATGTGGGACATAGGCGGGCAGGAGTCGCTCCGCTCCTCCTGGAACACCTACTACACCAAcacagag TTTGTCATCGTGGTGGTGGACagtacagacagagagaggatcTCTGTCACCAGGGAGGAGCTCTATAAGATGCTTGCACATGAG GACTTAAAAAAGGCTGGCCTGTTGGTGTTTGCTAACAAGCAGGATGTGAAAGGTTGCATGTCAGTGGCTGAGATCTCTCAGAGCCTACAGCTCACATCCATCAAGGAACACCAGTGGCATATCCAGGCCTGCTGTGCCCTCACTGGCGAAGG GCTGTGCCAGGGTCTGGAGTGGATGATGTCACGGCTGCGCGTCAGATGA
- the arl5a gene encoding ADP-ribosylation factor-like protein 5A isoform X2 yields the protein MNEVVHTSPTIGSNVEEIMVNSTHFLMWDIGGQESLRSSWNTYYTNTEFVIVVVDSTDRERISVTREELYKMLAHEDLKKAGLLVFANKQDVKGCMSVAEISQSLQLTSIKEHQWHIQACCALTGEGLCQGLEWMMSRLRVR from the exons ATGAATGAAGTGGTCCACACCTCACCCACAATAGGCAGCAACGTGGAGGAGATCATGGTCAACAGCACGCACTTCCTCATGTGGGACATAGGCGGGCAGGAGTCGCTCCGCTCCTCCTGGAACACCTACTACACCAAcacagag TTTGTCATCGTGGTGGTGGACagtacagacagagagaggatcTCTGTCACCAGGGAGGAGCTCTATAAGATGCTTGCACATGAG GACTTAAAAAAGGCTGGCCTGTTGGTGTTTGCTAACAAGCAGGATGTGAAAGGTTGCATGTCAGTGGCTGAGATCTCTCAGAGCCTACAGCTCACATCCATCAAGGAACACCAGTGGCATATCCAGGCCTGCTGTGCCCTCACTGGCGAAGG GCTGTGCCAGGGTCTGGAGTGGATGATGTCACGGCTGCGCGTCAGATGA